The window GAGGCCGCCATCCTTGGGCTTTGGTTTCATGCTCGTGCCATTGACTATAGAAAGCCCAACCCTGCCTGTCAAGGAAATCTTGTGTATGCGGCGGCATGAAGTGTTGCTTTCACGCCGCCGGTATGTTAGCAAGTAAGGAGTTATCTGCGGCGTTTTTCCGGCAGAATCAAATTTTCCGAGGTGATTTAATTATGGCTGAAATTGTTCCGTTTAAGGCGTTAAGACCCCAAAAGCAATACGTAAAGGCGGTGGCTTCTCATCCATATGATGTGGTCAACCGGGAAGAGGCGCAGAAGATAGCGGCAGACAATCCCTTGAGTTTTCTCCACGTCGAGAAATCCGAGATTGACTTGCCTGACGATATTGTCGCCCCGGA is drawn from Deltaproteobacteria bacterium and contains these coding sequences:
- a CDS encoding DUF1015 family protein, whose product is MAEIVPFKALRPQKQYVKAVASHPYDVVNREEAQKIAADNPLSFLHVEKSEIDLPDDIVAP